The Thioalkalivibrio sulfidiphilus HL-EbGr7 genome includes the window GCGGCGCCGAGCTGGTGATCCACAATGCCCCCTTCGACGTGGGCTTCCTGGACCACGAGCTCAAGCTGCTGGACGCCGCCCGTGGCCAGGTGACCGACTACTCGAGCATCCTGGACACCCTGGACCTGGCCCGGCGCATGCACCCGGGCCAGCGCAACAGCCTGGACGCCCTGTGCAAGCGCTACCAGATCGACAACTCGGGGCGCGAGCTGCACGGCGCCCTGCTCGACGCCCGCATCCTGGCGGATGTCTATCTCGCCATGACCGGCGGCCAGACCACCCTCTCCCTGGGCGGCGAGGCTGCGGGCGTCAATGGCGAGGCACGCGCCGAGAGCATCCGGCGTCTGCCCGAAGCCCGCGCGCGCCTGCGGGTCATCCGCCCCTCGGAGGCGGAATTGCAGGCCCACACCCGTCTGTTGGAAAAGCTCAATCCGCCGTCCCCCTGGTAGTCCCCGATCCCTGCGCCGCAGCGGGGCAGGGCAGTGAACAACAACCGACAACAAGACACTGACAAGCAAGCAACCCGAAGGAGACTTTTACATGAGCAACTGCAAGCCCGAGATCGCCGCCAAGCAGCCCATCGCCGTGCAGCTGGAGGCGGGCAAGAAATACTTCTGGTGCGCGTGCGGCAAGTCCAAGAAGCAGCCCTTCTGCGACGGCTCCCACCAGGGCAGCGGTTGCGAGCCGGTGGCCTTCACCGCCGAGAAGACCGGCGAGGCCTGGCTGTGTCAGTGCAAGCGCACGGGGAATGTGCCGTTCTGCGATGGTAGCCATAACAAGCTGTGAGGGGGTGCTGAACAAGTCCAGGACGGACTTGCCAGTGCGTGCAGTACCCGGTACACGCCCTGACGCTGCTGCTCGAGTCAAATTTGTAGGTGTTCGATTCGCGGGCGGTTCGTCACTGACTGCGGAAACGCCGAGTTATTAAGCGTTTCCTAAGTATATTCAGGCCGTTGATGGTGAGGCTAGTTTTTAGGTGTGCTCATTTACATTTTCGATGCCGGGGTGGTTATTGTCATGTTTAGGTGGTCTATATTTGGATTTATTTTTGCATTAACTGCCGCTACAGTTAATGTACTAAGCGCTGAAGAAAAGATAAATGGAGGTGCATATTTTTCATATTTTCCTAGTCATGATGTTGTGGTCATTGACGGTGAGATAGTTGAAGGTGATTACCAAAGATTTCTGGCCGCTTTGCTGTCATCAGGTTATGGGGCAAGTATTTTTATTTCATCGCCTGGAGGTGATCTGCATGAGGCAATGCGCATTGGCAGATTAATACGTAAAATAGGGTATGTTACTGATATCCCTACTGCGCGACCGGATGCGAGTTGTACCCCTCTCTACAATATTCAGCACTGTACCTGCGATAGTGCATGTTTATTTATTTGGTTAGGAGGTATTAAGCGAGAGGGAGATTATATTACCGTTCACAGGCCATACATAGAGCCATCATCGCTCAGAGAAATCACCGCAGACGAGGCACGTGAGCATTCATTGCTGATAGCAGAGTGGGTGGCTGACTATTTTCAAGAAATGGGCGCTCCTCGTGCGCTGTGGGATCGAATGTCGTCAGTATCCTATGACCGTGTCGAAAGGTTGAGTCAGTCCTATATTGAGAGGAATCTCTCTGGGGTTTCTAGAGATTATGAGGATTGGTCAATAGCGCGTTGTGGAAGGCTTGATGCTGGATCCTCGCGCGATACTTATATAAGTACATGGGCTTGTTTGAATGAGTTGTTTTAT containing:
- the dnaQ gene encoding DNA polymerase III subunit epsilon; protein product: MNNRVEMSDNNHRQVVLDTETTGLEPAQGHRIIEIGCVELVGRRITRRTFHHYLQPDREIDEGALAVHGISNEFLADKPRFADVVDEFLEFIRGAELVIHNAPFDVGFLDHELKLLDAARGQVTDYSSILDTLDLARRMHPGQRNSLDALCKRYQIDNSGRELHGALLDARILADVYLAMTGGQTTLSLGGEAAGVNGEARAESIRRLPEARARLRVIRPSEAELQAHTRLLEKLNPPSPW